In Entelurus aequoreus isolate RoL-2023_Sb linkage group LG12, RoL_Eaeq_v1.1, whole genome shotgun sequence, the DNA window AAGCTTCCCCCTCCCCTGCGGTCACTTTGGGGACCTGCTAGGATCCAGTCCTGGTGCTCGGGAATATTCCCGCAGAGCACCAGCACCTTTCCACAGTTGCCACAATGAATCCACCACAACAATACATCCAACGCCGCCCCAAAGAGTGCTGAAGTGGAATGAATATTTTTGCACTGCCCTCCTTCCATGCTTCCCGGTGATGGATGTATTGTTGTCCGAGGACGCAGAGGGACACAAAACGCGACGGTGACATCGTTTTTATGGACCAAGGAACTTGTATAAGCTTTAGTAAAGGTACATTTTTCTCCATACCTTTTTTTGTATTAAACATATAGTCCACTTTTGTTACCAAATAGTTTGTATTCCTCCTCTGAGCGtgggctcccccccccccctttcccccCTCCCCCCTGCCCTTAAAAGTCTGCGAAGGTTTTTGTTTTGTGTAGTTGGGACAGGGGGAGGGGGGACCTCAGAGGGcctattttttattatcattggTTTTTATGAAGTCTTTAAAAGAAAGAAAAGCTTTAAGCAACGCCTCTGCCTTGCCTTTGCCAATACGTGCGCCACGACTCCGTCGGAATTGTCCAAGTCACGGAGCGTCCAAGCGGTCTTGTTGGACGGCCTTAGCCTCACGTCATATCACGCGTTAGTGTCTTCCAGCGGCGTCATTAGCGACTCAATGTGGCCTTACCTTcagttacacacaaaaaaaaacggtCGTTTTGAGCGAGAGCTTCTCCTCGCCTTCCTTCGACTTCCACTGCTGGTACTTTCTCCCGAGCGCCTTCCTTTTTCTAACGCGACCTACAAAAAAAGACACGCGTCCACGCCGACAGAGTGCAGAAAGACCTTCTTTTGTGTATTATGGAACATTTAAGAGCAGCAATATTGTACAGCTCATCACTTTGTCCACCTGAGCACTACAAATTCACCAGccagtgtgcatgtgtgcgtatgtgcgtgtgtgtgtgtgtgtgtgagtgtgtgtcattGTAATGGATCATTGAGTTTGACTCACTCCATTAGCGTCCAGATACTCCAAAAGGCTGAGGGGAAAAAACTAACTTGACAATTAAAGGCAATACTTAGCAGCTTACAGTCCAACTGTAACTTGAATGTGTTAACGTTTGTCTTTttcacaacacacacaaaaaaggatTCACTCGATCCCCTCcggtggaaaaaaaaacaatttaagttGATATGTTTTActgtatattgtaatattttaaatTATTGGTACAAAGTTTCCCCTTGTCTGATgtcaaaaaagtgcattattgccTGCGCTGCCTTGGGTTGGCCtgggtttttgttttatttcgggttttctaacaaaaaaaagaGGCAAATTCCTTTTTGTTACAGCAACAAATCTTTACAAACCCTTTACTGGCCAGGTCAGAGGTCGCGCAATCTTAAAAATGTAGATTTTATTTAACCGCAAGTCTTGTGTCTGTTTTTTAACTCTCTGTTTGTCGCTAGCATCGCCCGCCTTCTCTGGAATGTTTTGGGTTGTTTACATGTTGACCCTTCCCtcgtcatcatcttcatcatcatcatcatcatcacagagTTCAAGGGCACTTTGATCTTGACAACCTGAGCTGGTTTACACTTCTTTAAAGGGACGTGAGTGTCGCGGGGTGTTGGAAATGTTACACGCCTTCTCTGGAATTGTtttggaaaatgttttttatgtacTCTTCTGGAAGCAGCTGTCATCGTTTTCTTAAAGGAGCTCTGAACAATGTTTGTGTCTTGGAGGAATGTCAAATGTCTGAACATGTAGGTGTCGTGCACTGCACAGCGAGAGGCAGCTTTAAACCTTTTTTCCTCCCTCTGTCGCTCTCAGCCTTACTTCTCTTTCAGACTATTTGGGCTGTTTGCACTACAGAGCGCTAACACACTGtcactgtatgtgtgtgttttttttcgtaCTGGTCATTGTGGTAGTAGTAGTATACTTCTTTCTCAACCGCTAGTTTGTAACATTTAGCAATAACATCACAACAAGGggacttttgtttttttggtttttaataGCAGTTTTTGTACATATTCCAGCTCCGGGTCATGCTCCAGTCTGTcattaaaacacaaaaaatgtcataaaaatgagaataaaaagtgttataaagtcttacttttttatgtatttaatgaCTAATCACACACATAACAACATGAGCATTATTTGACATTCAATTATCTATAAGATAACATGGCTGTGTTGTCAATATAGGCACGCAGAAGTGATATTTACACTGCAAGGTATGACCTCATTCTTTCTCCACTGGACAGTACCAGGAATCAAACCTTTTGATGGTGCAGGTGCACCGCGTCCCACCACGGGTATAGAAAACGAAAGATAAGGCTAATGTccaacagtacagtacagtagctGTCTGAACAGATTGTAGACGAATCTGGTAGGACCCCAATTTAGTAGTGACGTGTAAATGATGCCTCAGTAAGTGTATGGCACACTCGCTAGCTGTATTGACGctgcactgatactgtgttgGTGTTTCATAATGATAATCCACTAAATCGGTATATTTGACCGGCAAGTAAAACTAATAGTCGGCAAATATAATTTGTATAATATGAACAAATAGTTGCAcagaaaataatataaaatgcACAACTGTGGTTAATGAGCcaaataataaagttaaagtaccaatgattgtcacacacactaggtgtggtgaaatttgtcctctgcatttgacccatccccttgttcactccctgggagatgaggggagcagtgagcagcagcggtggccgcgcccgggaatattttggtgatttaaccctctattccaacccttgatgctgagtgtcaagcagggaggtaattggtcccatttttatagtctttggtatgactcggccggggtttgaactcacgacctaccgatctcagggcggacactctaaccacaaggccactgagcaggctgtaTTCTTAACCATTTATTTtcctatttaattttttttttttttcagttcgaTTTAATTCAGCGCGGCCCTCTTACAAATTATTTTAGTACAAACTGTCACTTGTTGATCAATACAGTTTGGTGCTTGGCAGTCAAGTGACACAGCAGCTGTATCGggcacatgttttttttcttcaaataaaacCCACACGTTGAGGTTTCAAGCGACACAGTGTCACTCCTTGTGTTTCACAAGGCGTTGATGTCTCCCACAAGTAAGGCTAAGGTTGAAATGTGTATtactaaaatgtatatataattgcatatattatataaaaattataatatatcagtatatattgtatgtaaatattacatatattttatattgctactatggtacattttagtctactttatacctgcattatcctttccatcctttgtaactgagctactgtgtggaacaatttcccctgtggatcaataacgtttgtctaagaTACAACAACACCTTAGCtaaataaatcacatttaaaaAGTGACAATGTACTCACTGATGTAATCTAGAGGCAGCCATTGTACCTTCAAGCACTTGTAGGACTGAAAGTGAGTGTCGTTGCTCTTCTGGAGTTTTCAATGTTTTTGTTGCAGATTTACAGCTGGGAGGTTGACCATGACCAGTGACTCCTACGACACTCCTGTTTTCCATACCAGTCCAAATCCCATACAAGTGTTGTGCTGCGTCACGCTCCCATGAGTCCAGTGACAGCACAACGTTGCTTCCTGTCGCTCTGAGTCTCGTAACGCCTTTCAGACCAGTTCAGGCGGCAGTAGCGAGCGAACGCTGTTGATGCTCATGCAGGAGGTCATGTTGCTCAGCACGCCTTGACTCTTCTGCTCGCTGCTGTGCTCAGGGCTCAGCTCCATGTTCTCAACAAACGGCTTGACGGACAGCTCCACACCGTCCGGGTCATGGCACGCGTCAGGAGTCACTTGGATGTTTGACTTCATGATGTCCATCTGCTCAACCCGCTGCTCCAAGTTCTGCTTGGCCTCTCCTTGGCATCTCTGCTCTTGTCTTTTCTGCCGTCTCTGCTCTCGGGTCTGACGGACCTCTCCCTGGCAAACTTTGGCACCTGTGATCCTGCCCCATATGTCAATGGCGTGCTCCTTGAGGATGCGCAATGAGTAAAATGTGGCTATCATGGCGTGGCGGAAGTGCTTGTTCATGAAGCAGTAGATGACGGGGTTGATGCAAGTGGAGGTGTACGACAGCAGGTGGATGAAGGAAATAGGCGCGCCTGTGAGACGGTAGGCCGAGCCCTGGTCGAAAGCCTGCCAGGTGTTGACCACAAAGACGGGCGTCCAGCACAGGAAGAATAGGAATACGATGACCAGGAGCATGCGGATCACTCGCTTCTTGCTCAGCAGGTTAGCCTTGTTACCGCGTTGGCTCACACGGACCGGAGCGTAGGCGCCGCTGATGCTTCCACTTTGAGTAGATCCTCTTTTCAAGTGCACGTAGCAGCCGTCGCCATCGCTCCCTCGAGTTCTCAAGCTCACTGGTTTGTCTGCCGGGAGGGAGAAGACGACAGAGCGTCACAAAAAGGATGTGAGGCCTGGCAGATTTTTTCATTAACACAAGGACCCTAACAGGTTTGTTGCCTTGAAGGTAGAAGATGACTGGTAGGACTTTCACCAGTCTGCTGCCATGAAGGGTAGAAGACTTAGTGGTAGGACCTTAACTAGTCTGCTGCCTTAAAGAGTAGGAGACAATAGCTGTAGGACCCCAACTAATCTGCCGCGTTAAAGAGTAGCGAATGATAGTGGTAGGATCTTAACTACTCTGCTGCCTTAAAGAGTCGCAGACAATAGTTGTAGGACCCTAACCGTTCTGCTGCCTTAAGGGGTAGCAGACAATCGTGGTAGTGGTGGCACCCAACTAGTCTGCAGCACTCAAGAGTAGCAGACGATAGTGATAGGACCCTAACTACTCTGCGGCCTTAAAGAGTAGCAGCCTATGGTGGTAAGACCCTAATTAGTCTGCCGCATTAAAAGGTAGCAGACAATAGTGGTAGTGGTTGGACTAATATGCCACATTCAAGGGCAGCAGACAATAGTGGTGGGACCCTAACTAGTCTTCCGCCTTAGAGAGTAGTAGACGATAGTAGTAGGATCCTAACTATTCTGCCGAATGCAAGGGTAGCAGACTAGCAGACGATATAGGCAGGACGATAGTGGTAAGATCCTAAGATCCTAACCACTTTGCCGCATTCAAGGGTAGCAGGTAGTGGTGGGACACAAACTAATCTGCCGTTTTAAAGAGTAGTAGACGGTAGTAGTAGGACACTGACTAGTCTG includes these proteins:
- the LOC133661794 gene encoding cholecystokinin receptor type A-like isoform X2, translating into MWTITNMFLLSLAVSDMMVALVCIPFTLIPNIMKNFVFGSGTCKMVMYFMGISVCVSAFTLVAISLERYSAICKPLTSRTWQTKSHAVKVIGATWISAILLMLPYPFSSTLKPFTRRNNTTGYMCRVVWHNDAILKSWYVSLLVLLFLLPGIIMMLAYGLISLELYRGVRFELSDRASSSSSTRDKPVSLRTRGSDGDGCYVHLKRGSTQSGSISGAYAPVRVSQRGNKANLLSKKRVIRMLLVIVFLFFLCWTPVFVVNTWQAFDQGSAYRLTGAPISFIHLLSYTSTCINPVIYCFMNKHFRHAMIATFYSLRILKEHAIDIWGRITGAKVCQGEVRQTREQRRQKRQEQRCQGEAKQNLEQRVEQMDIMKSNIQVTPDACHDPDGVELSVKPFVENMELSPEHSSEQKSQGVLSNMTSCMSINSVRSLLPPELV